A region from the Candidatus Poribacteria bacterium genome encodes:
- a CDS encoding antibiotic biosynthesis monooxygenase — protein sequence MLFSIIAYRAKKGKEREFEELICERFKSSQEEAGCRSAQLLKKEGERRSYLWIELWESEDDIEEAHRRKLVPPEHPIWVEISRLFESVTFLGRYRVVGKESSKGFRHLLSSFFGREG from the coding sequence ATGCTCTTCAGCATCATAGCGTATCGGGCCAAAAAGGGGAAAGAGAGGGAGTTTGAGGAGTTGATATGTGAGAGGTTCAAATCCTCTCAGGAGGAGGCGGGATGCAGGTCCGCCCAGCTCCTTAAGAAGGAGGGTGAGAGGAGAAGTTATCTATGGATAGAGTTATGGGAGAGTGAGGATGATATAGAGGAGGCTCATAGGAGGAAGCTTGTTCCTCCTGAGCATCCGATATGGGTTGAGATAAGCCGGTTGTTTGAATCCGTGACGTTTCTGGGTAGATACAGAGTTGTGGGGAAGGAATCATCCAAAGGTTTTCGCCATCTCCTTTCCAGTTTTTTCGGGAGGGAGGGGTGA
- a CDS encoding PD40 domain-containing protein produces the protein MRRIKWIHILLYLYLLSSPSMAKIQLPSIKLAFTADIAMGISDIFLLERLEDEPINLTRNSSSSDWSPRWSPDGRRIAFLSERDGSEELYIMDVKTRRVSRITHNSMGNAYPAWSPDGRRIALLSMDEGRWKIRLINLLSGESKFLTDGSSVCAFDWMPDGKKLILGCREPKGFFVLDTTKEGEREIGELEKIPIPHDLTYIYSVACSKNGKKVAYSVCKGMFGVSDIYIMNLEDGSVKNLSKISGKPFHANDDFPRWTPDGRFIIFASDREANRKGYDIYIMTSDGEIVERLNLAKSSYHPDVFDPNYAYSVSSPIDLKKLTWGMIKRGVISR, from the coding sequence ATGAGAAGGATAAAATGGATTCACATCTTGCTATATCTTTACCTGTTATCCTCCCCTTCAATGGCGAAGATCCAGCTTCCTAGCATCAAACTCGCGTTTACAGCTGACATAGCTATGGGTATATCCGATATCTTCCTGCTTGAAAGGTTGGAGGACGAGCCTATAAACCTGACTCGGAACTCCTCCTCATCCGACTGGTCCCCTAGGTGGTCTCCCGACGGCAGAAGAATAGCCTTCCTCTCAGAAAGAGATGGAAGCGAAGAGCTATACATCATGGATGTGAAAACCAGGAGAGTCAGCAGAATTACCCATAACTCCATGGGGAACGCATATCCCGCTTGGTCACCTGATGGGAGGAGGATAGCTCTGCTCTCGATGGATGAGGGGAGGTGGAAGATACGGCTTATTAACCTTCTGAGCGGTGAGAGCAAGTTCCTGACCGACGGAAGTTCCGTATGTGCCTTTGACTGGATGCCTGATGGTAAGAAGTTGATATTGGGCTGTAGGGAACCAAAGGGTTTTTTCGTATTGGATACTACCAAGGAGGGAGAAAGAGAGATAGGAGAGCTTGAGAAGATCCCAATACCTCATGATTTGACTTACATCTACAGCGTGGCATGTAGTAAGAATGGTAAGAAGGTAGCATACAGCGTGTGTAAGGGGATGTTTGGGGTTTCGGATATCTACATCATGAATCTGGAAGATGGGAGCGTCAAAAATCTATCGAAGATATCGGGGAAACCTTTCCATGCCAACGACGATTTCCCCAGATGGACTCCGGATGGGAGGTTCATAATTTTCGCCTCCGATAGGGAGGCAAACAGGAAAGGATACGACATATATATCATGACGAGCGATGGGGAGATAGTAGAGCGGCTTAACCTTGCGAAAAGCAGCTATCATCCGGATGTGTTTGATCCGAATTACGCCTATTCCGTTTCATCTCCGATTGATCTGAAGAAGCTAACATGGGGGATGATAAAAAGGGGTGTGATCTCCCGATGA